Proteins found in one Zea mays cultivar B73 chromosome 1, Zm-B73-REFERENCE-NAM-5.0, whole genome shotgun sequence genomic segment:
- the LOC118476087 gene encoding uncharacterized protein: MQAQPRQGLSLGAALSQAAIGQGGHEPQHVSQAALGGAAAPVLGSDARGVGLWRRGRPPVRRARPPAGAALATEASARSPGSRAWLLDGARAQPLAEPTGTQPRRGTSAA, from the coding sequence ATGCAAGCGCAGCCGCGGCAAGGGCTCAGCCTCGGGGCGGCTCTGAGCCAGGCGGCCATCGGCCAGGGCGGGCACGAGCCCCAGCACGTGAGCCAGGCGGCCCTCGGCGGCGCGGCGGCCCCCGTCCTCGGCTCCGACGCGCGCGGAGTGGGGCTCTGGCGACGTGGACGGCCCCCGGTGCGGCGGGCACGGCCTCCAGCAGGCGCGGCCTTAGCCACGGAGGCGAGCGCGCGGTCCCCCGGCTCGCGGGCGTGGCTCCTCGACGGCGCGCGGGCGCAGCCCCTGGCGGAGCCTACGGGCACGCAGCCCCGGCGAGGCACGAGCGCGGCCTAG
- the LOC109943475 gene encoding uncharacterized protein: MDVVELHDFARKNVKQSASLFLKSHRETKTAGAPVMKKNARSLHFSRTSLHSRDARAIKVSSRDAAAKEGDGKRPCSDELANQNTTKTNEPAKKRGVGRPPKSEQRIAGAQENSPIKGRKSSTGAQVDSPSKGRKRSAEAHDDSSSKGGKRSRR, from the coding sequence ATGGATGTGGTTGAGCTTCATGACTTTGCACGCAAAAATGTGAAGCAGAGTGCAAGCTTGTTCTTGAAAAGCCATCGAGAGACCAAAACAGCTGGTGCCCCTGTAATGAAGAAGAATGCTCGATCCCTGCATTTTTCGAGAACAAGCTTGCACTCTAGGGATGCAAGGGCAATCAAGGTTTCTTCAAGGGATGCTGCTGCCAAGGAAGGTGATGGCAAGAGACCTTGCAGTGATGAGCTGGCTAATCAAAATACTACAAAGACAAATGAGCCAGCCAAGAAGAGGGGTGTGGGTCGGCCTCCAAAGAGCGAGCAGAGGATTGCTGGGGCACAGGAAAATAGCCCCATCAAAGGCAGGAAAAGTAGCACTGGGGCACAGGTAGATAGCCCCAGCAAAGGCAGGAAGAGGAGTGCGGAAGCACATGATGATAGCTCCAGCAAAGGGGGCAAGAGGAGCCGGCGGTGA